In Erpetoichthys calabaricus chromosome 15, fErpCal1.3, whole genome shotgun sequence, one DNA window encodes the following:
- the epcam gene encoding LOW QUALITY PROTEIN: epithelial cell adhesion molecule (The sequence of the model RefSeq protein was modified relative to this genomic sequence to represent the inferred CDS: inserted 1 base in 1 codon; deleted 3 bases in 2 codons): protein MHKRGRNFFFFFFLLVIPKCFLMKAEMYRASKGHSTRRLGKPTEHAFVDNDGIYDPECDSNGVFKARQCNHTETCWCVEQCWCRRTDKGDLNLKCDKLVQTTWVQAQLXNHPVQTPVDPVALKAAMTQTIQNRYFLDPSYVDNVQYSKDDNIIIVDLKNTKGDPNVDIATVAYYMEKDVKVLPLFMSNSSLTTTVNGTPLGFRNILVYYVDAEPPTFTMKKLTAGIIAVIVVVVLAIIAGLVVLFLTRKKEKSQTYQKAQQSRELDDMQKEQLAS from the exons ATGCATAAAAGAGgacgtaacttttttttttttttttttttgttagtgatTCCAAAATGCTTCCTAATGAAAGCAGAGATGTATAGGGCATCAAAAGGCCATTCAACCCGCAGATTGGGAAAACCTACTGAGCATGCTTTTGTTGACAATGATGGTATTTAT GACCCAGAGTGTGATTCCAATGGTGTCTTCAAGGCCCGCCAATGCAATCATACAGAAACTTGCTGGTGTGTGGAACAGTGCTGGTGT AGGAGAACTGATAAAGGAGACCTTAATCTGAAATGTGACAAGCTTGTCCAGACAAC GTGGGTGCAAGCTCAAC ACAATCACCCAGTTCAGACTCCAGTTGATCCAGTTGCTCTGAAAGC TGCAATGACACAGACCATTCAGAACCGTTACTTTCTTGATCCCAGCTATGTGGATAATGTGCAG TATTCTAAGGACGACAACATTATTATTGTAGACCTGAAGAACACTAAAGGAGATCCCAATGTGGACATTGCCACAGTCGCTTACTACATGGAGAAGGAT GTGAAAGTTTTACCCCTGTTCATGAGTAACAGTTCCCTGACAACTACAGTCAATGGCACTCCACTGGGATTTCGTAACATTTTGGTCTACTATGTGGATGCTGAACCTCCCACCTTTACTATGAAGAAGCTAACTGCTGGAATTATTGCTGTCATTGTTGTGGTTGTCCTTGCCATTATTGCTGGATTGGTAGTTCTG TTCCTTACAAGGAAGAAGGAGAAATCCCAGACTTACCAGAAAGCACAG CAGAGCAGAGAACTGGACGATATGCAGAAAGAACAATTGGCCTCTTAA